A window of Pseudomonadota bacterium genomic DNA:
ATTTAGCGAGAAGGTTGCCCAGTTAGGCTTCGTTTCCTGTACGCTCTATAATCTCGATTCTCTTGGAAAAGGTCACGCAACTTGCTATATTTGATTAGCTTGGAGTACGAACCACGCCTGTGTCGTGAGGAAAGCCCTTGCAGGGAATATTCTTATCCGAGAAACGGTTACCTTACCAACAACTCAAAACAGGAATCACTAGCTACTTCACTACAATACATCTATGAATCGAGAATGTTAGCCTTAGTTCAGTCTGGTAAGGAATTCGTCGGAAGACTGTTTGACAAAAAGTTCGACCCAGCCACGGTCAAACTTCCGCAGGTCAACGAGAACTACGAAAGCAACATCCCCGGGTTGTTCATCATCGGGGAAGTCAGCGGGGTGCCGCTCATCAAGCTTGCGCTAAATCAAGGCAACGGTTTGATCAACCGGCTGTTCGAAAATGAGCCGCGGCCTAGCGTGTCTGAGGACGTTCTGGACGTGCTCATTGTTGGAGCCGGAGCCTCGGGCATAGGAGCGGCCAATCGCGCCAACGAGTTGGGGATTCGATATGTTGTGATCGAGCAGGGCAAGACCGTCAATCTGATCCGTTCCTTCACGAAAGGTAAATCGCTGTTCATGGAGCCGCTGGATGTCCCTCTGGAGTCGTCAATCTGGTGCGAGGAATCATCCAAAGAGGAATTTCTAGAGATTTGGGATAAGGAGATCCGCGACCGCGGTCTGAAGATCAACACCCACGAAACCGTCACGGATGTCAAGAAGCTATCCGATTTTTTTGTTGTTACAACCTCAAAGCATGCCTACA
This region includes:
- a CDS encoding NAD(P)-binding domain-containing protein, with the protein product MLALVQSGKEFVGRLFDKKFDPATVKLPQVNENYESNIPGLFIIGEVSGVPLIKLALNQGNGLINRLFENEPRPSVSEDVLDVLIVGAGASGIGAANRANELGIRYVVIEQGKTVNLIRSFTKGKSLFMEPLDVPLESSIWCEESSKEEFLEIWDKEIRDRGLKINTHETVTDVKKLSDFFVVTTSKHAY